One window of the Halobacteriovorax sp. JY17 genome contains the following:
- a CDS encoding cyclic nucleotide-binding domain-containing protein codes for MNDLSKNDNFSDVIKIKKGAVLFHEGEKSNFLYIIAKGKIQLIKEDDNGIHPLASIGEKNFIGELSMFNDEKRYASAIALEETEVYMIKKTDIRKVLKECPEWVTNIMVTLTDRLRDVDELMREHRVSDSDIANLSSGEQKDMRTALKEYRGRRGL; via the coding sequence ATGAACGATTTATCTAAAAATGATAACTTTAGTGATGTCATAAAAATTAAAAAAGGTGCAGTTCTCTTTCATGAAGGAGAAAAATCTAACTTTCTCTACATTATTGCAAAGGGAAAAATTCAACTTATAAAAGAAGATGATAATGGAATTCATCCATTGGCCTCAATTGGAGAAAAGAACTTTATCGGTGAACTTTCAATGTTTAATGATGAGAAGAGATATGCGTCTGCAATCGCTTTGGAAGAAACAGAAGTTTATATGATAAAGAAGACAGATATCAGAAAGGTTTTAAAAGAGTGTCCAGAATGGGTAACAAATATTATGGTTACGCTGACGGACCGTCTACGTGATGTTGATGAACTTATGCGTGAACATAGAGTTTCTGATAGTGATATTGCAAATTTAAGTAGTGGTGAACAAAAAGATATGAGAACAGCTCTTAAAGAATATAGAGGTAGGAGAGGTCTTTAA
- a CDS encoding FliG C-terminal domain-containing protein, producing the protein MDANNNTPSGVFINGKAQIIEMLQIMPEEEKATLFRNIQKRNPQLAAELLEKSISFNDIYKLNEFDLQTLCRNVHSGVFGVAIRACTLEFQKKALSTLPREYAEKSYHAMKARLNNENDSISKAREKIVQVIATLNRRQQIKLN; encoded by the coding sequence ATGGACGCAAATAATAATACACCAAGTGGAGTCTTTATTAACGGTAAAGCGCAAATAATTGAAATGCTCCAAATCATGCCAGAAGAAGAGAAGGCAACTCTCTTTAGAAATATTCAAAAGAGAAATCCTCAACTCGCTGCTGAGCTCCTTGAGAAAAGTATTTCTTTCAATGATATTTATAAATTAAATGAATTTGATCTTCAGACTCTTTGTAGAAATGTTCATTCTGGTGTTTTTGGAGTCGCCATTCGCGCCTGTACACTTGAATTTCAAAAGAAAGCTCTTTCTACACTGCCAAGAGAATATGCCGAGAAATCTTATCATGCAATGAAGGCCAGATTAAATAACGAAAATGACTCTATTTCAAAAGCTAGAGAAAAAATTGTTCAAGTAATTGCGACATTAAATAGAAGACAGCAAATCAAACTAAACTAA
- a CDS encoding thiolase family protein — MTSIDSGKIYLVSGKRTPFGKFGGSLKDISPVDLAVTAAKATLEEINLSASKIQHVILGNVVTSTTDTIYGGRHLALKLGCPEEVPGYNVNRLCGSGIQSILDGFRMIKTGEHDCVLAAGAENMSLVPHLTYGSRFGTKYGPLKSVDMLLDSLTDKFTNSPMGITAEKLSKKFNVTREQCDEYSLQSHQKATKAYADGHLQGEITPVELKRGSCEKDEHLRENASLEDMSKLRASFQEGGVVTPGSASGIVDGAVAVVLASGKFCQENNLTPIAEIVDGCVVGVDPTIMGIGPSPAIKKLLAANKMELKDIDLVEINEAFSGQTLSCVKDLELDESKLNIWGGAIALGHPLGASGTRITLTLARQLHAVKGEFGIASACIGGGQGIAVLIKKV; from the coding sequence ATGACGTCTATTGATTCAGGTAAAATATATCTAGTTAGCGGTAAGAGAACACCCTTTGGTAAGTTCGGAGGATCATTAAAGGATATCTCTCCTGTGGATCTCGCTGTAACAGCAGCGAAGGCAACATTAGAGGAAATTAACCTCTCTGCTTCAAAAATTCAGCACGTTATCCTAGGTAATGTTGTAACTTCAACAACTGATACTATTTATGGAGGAAGACACTTGGCCTTAAAGTTGGGTTGCCCTGAAGAGGTTCCTGGATATAATGTTAACCGACTTTGTGGGTCGGGTATTCAGTCAATACTTGATGGTTTTAGAATGATTAAAACTGGTGAGCACGATTGTGTTCTTGCAGCAGGTGCTGAAAATATGTCACTCGTTCCCCATTTAACTTATGGATCCCGTTTTGGAACGAAGTATGGACCACTTAAAAGTGTGGATATGCTCCTAGATTCTCTCACTGATAAGTTTACGAATTCGCCAATGGGTATAACGGCAGAAAAGCTCTCAAAGAAATTTAATGTTACAAGAGAGCAATGCGATGAGTATTCGTTACAATCCCATCAAAAAGCAACTAAGGCCTATGCTGATGGTCACCTTCAGGGAGAAATTACACCTGTTGAACTTAAACGTGGCTCTTGTGAGAAAGACGAGCATTTGAGAGAAAATGCATCACTTGAAGATATGAGTAAGCTACGTGCTTCTTTTCAAGAGGGAGGGGTCGTAACTCCAGGTTCTGCTTCTGGAATTGTTGATGGTGCCGTTGCTGTTGTTTTAGCGTCAGGAAAATTCTGTCAGGAAAATAATTTAACACCAATCGCTGAGATTGTTGATGGATGTGTTGTTGGAGTTGATCCTACAATTATGGGAATTGGTCCAAGTCCTGCGATTAAGAAATTACTTGCAGCAAATAAAATGGAATTGAAAGATATTGATCTTGTTGAAATTAACGAAGCTTTTTCAGGCCAAACTCTTTCATGTGTAAAGGATTTAGAGTTAGATGAGTCGAAGTTAAATATTTGGGGAGGGGCAATTGCGCTTGGCCATCCTCTTGGAGCCTCAGGAACTCGAATTACTTTAACGCTTGCTAGACAATTACATGCCGTTAAGGGAGAATTTGGAATAGCTTCGGCTTGCATCGGTGGTGGACAAGGAATCGCTGTTTTAATTAAAAAGGTTTAG